From Anopheles coluzzii chromosome 3, AcolN3, whole genome shotgun sequence, the proteins below share one genomic window:
- the LOC120954939 gene encoding acetylcholinesterase, whose amino-acid sequence MTLSREHHHHASLLLLVVIVGVASLVGVCDGQYYTTRDPRWYSREGDFNYKIPNPGDPEYRTYTFNNRRYGYYQPNGYGQQYPGQSLPGQYPSNTGLGDDRFKYDPTNPTLAQTPFPGVLGGWREDLQGKLRRDSMQLERDVFVTTNYGQVQGFMVYLYDNPDPKNLYRPWHSNVDRIMGKCSTFLGIPYALPPTHEGRFKPPRQHRGWQLVQAVDYGPACPQPVQYTGATKGIRDMDEDCLYLNIFSPNTQAGVAQRYPVMIYIHGGEFVRGASNTFPGHMLAAFYDVVVVTFNYRLGALGFLSTGDENSPGNYGILDQIMAVRWVYENIESFNGDRNSITLFGPGAGGASAGLLMVAPQTKDIVTRVIGQSGSALADWALIVDKWRAQNTSRVFAQNVGCSIETSWKMVNCMRNGRSSYELGNAEFPPHVGLFPWGPVLENNFTFPGDSWYEGWSERDWHFLAETPESLIRRRHFNRGLHYMSGVTLQEAAFVITGNKSLAPYFEVDERFFDQKVRELVLRYNYTLNLNGTYEAIKYMYTYWPDPKNTTFIREQYINLLSDFLYRAPTDKLIKLLVEQNVPVYSYVMNTTIEGLKLAEWCKVPHDIEHYLLAGAPFMDVEFFPRRERFDRLMWTDNDRNMSHFFMKTYSDFARHGNPTPTQVLGLYFEKARNGELKYLNLNTTYNSTIMMNYRQTESAFWMEYLPTVVGVLIPTYPPTTEFWWEPKEPLQIAFWSLAAACLILMVLVVICCMMWRSAKRESDRLYDEAVFGMDNPESERDTVMENNMLQAQPLRGQSGNIYEYRDSPSKYSKMPPDGGGGSIRSPSSLGMTQVTGKSGLTGSQSSLRSAISMKESSSISPPPLSKESNFDRNIKYAGSDTVPSDTIQRNGKFARSDSKNLLANQMSQAELARSQRDLGGATSPMSETSTMAGSVLGRSQQITPVPSSRGGGMKSNNASRTNLIEGIPQTAV is encoded by the exons ATGACGCTGTCCCgggagcatcatcatcatgcatcGCTCCTCCTGCTGGTGGTGATCGTCGGGGTCGCGTCGCTGGTCGGTGTGTGCGACGGCCAGTACTACACGACGCGTGATCCCCGATGGTACTCGCGGGAAGGTGACTTTAACTACAAAATTCCCAACCCGGGCGATCCAGAGTATCG GACATACACATTCAACAATCGAAGGTATGGATACTATCAACCGAACGGATACGGTCAACAGTACCCGGGACAGAGCCTTCCGGGGCAGTACCCGAGCAACACCGGCCTAGGAGACGATCGCTTCAAGTATGATCCG aCCAATCCAACGCTCGCCCAGACACCGTTCCCCGGTGTGCTCGGCGGTTGGCGGGAAGATCTTCAGGGTAAGCTGCGCCGCGATTCGATGCAGCTCGAGCGGGACGTGTTCGTGACGACCAACTACGGTCAGGTGCAGGGCTTCATGGTGTATCTGTACGACAATCCGGACCCGAAGAACCTGTACCGCCCGTGGCACAGCAACGTCGATCGCATCATGGGCAAGTGTTCCACCTTTCTGGGCATCCCGTACGCACTGCCACCGACCCACGAGGGACGGTTTAAGCCACCGCGTCAACATCGGGGCTGGCAGCTGGTGCAGGCGGTCGATTATGGCCCGGCCTGTCCGCAGCCGGTACAGTATACGGGCGCTACGAAAGGTATCCGCGATATGGACGAAGACTGTCTGTACTTGAACATCTTTTCGCCTAAT ACACAAGCAGGAGTCGCTCAACGCTACCCGGTCATGATCTACATCCACGGTGGTGAGTTTGTGCGCGGTGCTTCCAACACCTTCCCGGGGCATATGCTGGCCGCGTTCTACGATGTGGTGGTCGTCACCTTCAACTACCGCCTCGGAGCGCTCGGGTTCCTCTCAACCGGGGACGAAAACTCTCCGGGCAACTATGGCATCCTCGACCAGATTATGGCCGTCCGGTGGGTGTACGAAAACATTGAATCGTTCAACGGTGACCGTAACTCGATCACACTGTTCGGCCCTGGGGCCGGTGGTGCCTCCGCCGGACTGTTGATGGTGGCACCGCAAACGAAGGACATTGTGACGCGCGTCATCGGGCAGTCCGGTTCGGCCCTGGCCGACTGGGCGCTGATCGTGGACAAGTGGCGAGCGCAGAATACGAGCCGCGTGTTTGCCCAGAACGTGGGCTGCTCGATCGAGACGTCCTGGAAGATGGTGAACTGTATGCGCAACGGGCGCAGTTCGTACGAGCTGGGCAATGCGGAGTTCCCGCCCCACGTTGGGCTGTTCCCGTGGGGTCCGGTGTTGGAGAACAATTTCACCTTCCCGGGGGATAGCTGGTACGAGGGATGGAGCGAGCGCGATTGGCACTTTCTGGCGGAAACGCCGGAAAGTTTGATCCGGCGGAGGCATTTTAACCGCGGGCTGCATTACATGAGCGGCGTGACGCTGCAGGAGGCGGCGTTTGTGATTACGGGGAACAAGTCGCTGGCGCCGTACTTTGAGGTCGATGAGCGGTTCTTCGATCAGAAGGTGCGCGAGCTGGTGCTGAGGTACAATTACACGCTGAATTTGAACGGGACGTACGAGGCGATCAAGTACATGTACACGTACTGGCCGGATCCGAAGAACACCACCTTCATCAGGGAGCAATACATTAAT CTCCTTTCGGACTTCCTGTATCGGGCACCGACGGACAAGCTGATCAAGCTGCTCGTCGAACAGAACGTTCCGGTGTACAGCTACGTGATGAACACCACGATCGAGGGTCTGAAGTTGGCCGAATGGTGTAAGGTTCCGCACGACATCGAGCATTACCTACTCGCCGGTGCACCGTTCATGGATGTGGAGTTCTTCCCGAGGCGTGAGCGCTTCGATCGGCTGATGTGGACGGACAACGATCGCAACATGAGCCACTTCTTCATGAAGACGTACTCGGACTTTGCGCGGCATGGTAATCCAACGCCAACGCAGGTGCTTGGTTTGTACTTTGAGAAGGCGCGCAATGGAGAGCTGAAGTATCTCAACCTAAACACGACCTACAACTCGACGATCATGATGAACTACCGGCAGACGGAGAGTGCCTTTTGGATGGAG TATTTACCAACAGTGGTCGGTGTGCTGATACCTACCTATCCACCAACGACGGAGTTCTGGTGGGAGCCGAAGGAACCGTTGCAGATCGCGTTCTGGAGCTTGGCCGCGGCCTGTCTCATACTGATGGTGCTCGTCGTAATATGCTGTATGATGTGGCGCAGCGCAAAACG AGAATCTGATCGCCTCTACGACGAAGCCGTCTTCGGCATGGACAATCCCGAGTCCGAGCGGGACACGGTGATGGAGAACAACATGCTCCAAGCGCAGCCACTGCGCGGCCAGTCCGGCAACATCTACGAGTACCGGGACTCCCCGTCCAAGTACAGCAAGATGCCACcggacggcggcggcggttcCATCCGGTCGCCGAGCAGTCTCGGCATGACGCAGGTAACGGGGAAGAGTGGACTTACCGGCAGCCAAAGTTCGCTACGCAGTGCCATCTCGATGAAGGAATCGTCCTCCATCTCACCGCCACCACTGTCGAAGGAGTCCAACTTCGATCGGAACATCAAGTACGCCGGTTCGGACACGGTACCGTCCGATACGATCCAGCGCAATGGCAAGTTCGCGCGTTCCGACTCGAAGAACCTGCTGGCGAACCAGATGTCCCAGGCAGAGTTGGCCCGATCGCAGCGTGATCTTGGCGGTGCAACGTCACCGATGAGTGAAACCTCGACCATGGCTGGCAGTGTGCTGGGGCGATCGCAGCAAATCACGCCCGTTCCATCGAGCCGTGGCGGAGGTATGAAGAGCAACAATGCCAGCAGAACGAACCTGATCGAGGGAATTCCACAGACGGCGGTTTAG
- the LOC120954940 gene encoding G1/S-specific cyclin-E, giving the protein MDYTSNGSMYACRLPTTEAATRTEQPQRKSRKRKNTSDLDKHGDSQHLQPSSKVRRNDRPRASTSTAAVASTSSSTAATTNLPHSYASTTTTAAAAATAAAPGLSMPSISSSSSLGSNSKTTAFSSDYTSDTQGSSEFPIASDFESYPLDSPATFGSNVLSPPCDLLREEAVGLSEWLAKGDTTPLDGAEHLYEVCFHKAAKPAAAAAATSGFGVVPASCYLTPSHKQRVCPLPSLSWTDTHEMWDLMCRKDDLAWLAREPNMFDDHPGLQPRMRSILIDWLNEVCEVYKLHRETYFLAVDYIDRYLSLKKELKKNHLQLLGITALFIAAKAEEIYPPKIGEFAYVTDGACTDEDILREELLILSALDWKINPVTVIGWLGLYMQINVTSRDVDVPVRNLKRKSNSTAHDTASTPSPKKRKITDENADVNNIQQAAVTVGLQQQPLQQQQQKLSSSSTSTANKTDDAFVYPQFSGMEFAHTAQLIDLCSLDVGFANFKYSVIAAAALSHTFDRKTATFVSGLPWEEIAPCAKWMEPFFLVICDENASCPLTFLESNDPIKHSHGLKHICPNLVSDSSHIIQTHTTSLDMLDLVSIKIEQMESCTRMGQLEASPAPIGIIESEDGILTPPASNRKSLETLGGVSGTAVSKVASEAIASIIADASSGTWSHS; this is encoded by the exons GACTCACAGCATTTGCAGCCATCCTCCAAAGTGCGTCGAAATGATCGTCCGCGGGCATCCACATCGACGGCAGCAGTCGCTTCAACGTCCAGCAGCACTGCTGCCACCACCAATCTACCACACAGCTACGCGTCAACCACTACTACCGCCGCTGCAGCAGCGACGGCGGCGGCCCCCGGTCTCTCGATGCCGTCTATTTCGAGTTCGTCCTCGCtgggcagcaacagcaaaaccaCCGCCTTCAGCAGCGATTACACCTCCGACACGCAGGGCTCGTCCGAGTTCCCGATCGCGAGCGATTTCGAAAGCTACCCGCTCGACAGCCCGGCCACCTTTGGCTCGAACGTGCTGAGCCCGCCGTGCGATCTGCTGCGCGAGGAAGCGGTCGGACTGTCGGAATGGTTGGCGAAGGGCGACACGACACCGCTCGACGGTGCGGAGCATCTGTACGAGGTGTGCTTTCACAAGGCAGCAAAaccagcggcggcggcggccgcaaCCAGTGGTTTCGGTGTCGTGCCTGCGTCCTGCTATCTGACGCCCTCCCACAAGCAGCGTGTTTGTCCGCTGCCAAGCCTCTCCTGGACGGACACGCACGAGATGTGGGATCTGATGTGCCGAAAGGACGATTTGGCATGGCTAGCCCGTGAGCCGAACATGTTCGACGATCATCCAG GTCTACAACCTCGGATGCGTTCGATCCTGATCGACTGGCTGAATGAGGTGTGCGAGGTGTATAAGCTGCACCGGGAAACGTACTTCCTTGCGGTGGACTACATCGATCGGTATCTGAGCCTGAAGAAGGAGCTAAAAAAGAACCACCTTCAGCTGCTCGGTATCACGGCACTGTTTATCGCAGCAAAG GCGGAAGAAATCTATCCACCAAAAATAGGCGAATTCGCGTACGTAACGGACGGTGCGTGCACCGACGAGGACATACTGCGCGAGGAGCTGCTCATACTGAGTGCGCTCGACTGGAAGATTAACCCGGTCACGGTGATCGGATGGTTGGGGCTGTACATGCAGATCAACGTTACCAGCCGGGATGTGGACGTGCCGGTGCGAAACCTGAAGCGAAAGTCCAACAGTACGGCACACGACACCGCCAGCACACCGTCGCCCAAAAAGCGCAAAATTACGGATGAAAATGCTGACGTCAATAACATACAGCAAGCGGCGGTGACAGTTggactgcagcagcagcccctgcagcagcagcagcagaaactgTCAAGCAGTAGTACCAGCACGGCCAACAAGACTGATGATGCGTTCGTGTATCCCCAATTTTCCGGCATGGAGTTTGCCCACACTGCTCAGCTGATTGACCTTTGCTCGCTGGACGTTGGGTTTGCCAATTTCAAGTACTCTGTGATTGCAGCCGCTGCCCTCAGTCATACGTTCGATCG TAAAACGGCCACCTTTGTCTCGGGACTGCCGTGGGAAGAGATTGCACCGTGCGCCAAATGGATGGAACCGTTCTTCTTGGTGATCTGCGACGAGAATGCGTCCTGCCCGCTCACATTCCTCGAGTCGAACGATCCGATCAAGCACAGCCACGGGTTGAAGCACATCTGCCCGAACCTAGTCTCCGACAGCTCCCACATCATCCAAACGCACACAACCTCGCTGGATATGTTG GATTTGGTTAGCATCAAGATCGAGCAGATGGAATCGTGCACCCGCATGGGACAGTTGGAAGCATCGCCGGCCCCGATCGGCATCATCGAGTCGGAGGACGGCATCCTTACGCCGCCGGCTTCGAACCGCAAATCGCTGGAAACGCTCGGCGGCGTCAGTGGTACGGCCGTATCGAAGGTGGCATCGGAGGCGATCGCCAGCATCATTGCCGACGCGTCCTCCGGCACCTGGAGCCACAGTTAG